A region from the Hydra vulgaris chromosome 08, alternate assembly HydraT2T_AEP genome encodes:
- the LOC136083259 gene encoding beta-alanyl-bioamine nonribosomal peptide synthetase ebony-like: MDSGITCGRTTSYINENDFFSYYNRIEDSSEKTLINPNQEVVTYRTLHLMVQNISHNFHELFNVKPNEIVALLIPNGCNRIAAILALSKLGIPFCPLEEPLTEKMLFCMSQIKANILITENNVDNEFHANLKDLNIVNIKTLLVPVEILTNNYTGSIMKSSLFCVLFTSGSTGNPKAVKITHENMIQTVEWFRSDFDYELNEMMCSKTNFIFIDYFTETLSAMCMKESCLFLRPDQVKNSKLFLDFLSKYKVTRLYTSVSLLRSSLLLLNNGYNSELYLREIWSSGEDLHHSLVVDFFKCLPHVKLWNVYGSSETCGNIMYSKMDPSNIVNASKETFIGEIVLPDAVVYLVDSSGNLINNLFEIGELWVAGSVVSPGYLAEGVENVKHFEKNPFYYGADEKFQTVYKTGDFAVRRENGIYKVGRNKDFFKIRGNKVNISEIEKTIQSFYPSYMVAVVAQVVNEITEIYCFISPPTTSIKCVLKELSSKMAPFMIPRILFIDTMPKTDGSDKIDRQKLISLIPSKRNNVLSIEEISLKPIKSQFKYITAMALNTDTSTIDLDCSFFELGGDSVSVWVYIENLKNIGFDVTFENVSAARSINEIIDKLTTRGNNNEQPIKDQEIKVYNFSEVSNDVLDVLYEQQAKAFLEVEVLTKYLMDPNYEIKFRCFMKKIITNYPCHSFYAMLCGKPVGAVLCHSLNAPLDLSFSPAIDEMFLMYDKVLNKICPLSKFKVLDFTTLHANLDLPRDIACQVIVELSKRVVEFAIKQKFDVVSTLNNNDATFKVDTSLLGFKHVANLDLGKICIDGEYPFKSGKDIKSRICIKYLSDSARSYFSDDF; encoded by the coding sequence ATGGATTCTGGAATAACCTGTGGTAGAACAACGAGctatataaatgaaaatgatttcTTTTCCTACTACAACCGAATTGAAGATAGTTCCGAAAAAACGCTCATCAACCCTAATCAAGAAGTTGTCACATATCGGACATTACACTTAATGGTACAAAATATATCACACAATTTTCACGAGCTGTTTAATGTTAAACCAAATGAAATCGTGGCATTGCTAATTCCGAATGGATGCAATCGCATAGCGGCAATACTTGCACTGAGTAAACTTGGAATACCATTCTGTCCATTGGAAGAACCTCTCAcagaaaaaatgttgttttgtaTGTCACAAATTAAAGCCAATATTTTAATTACTGAAAATAATGTAGACAATGAGTTTCatgcaaatttaaaagatttaaatatcgTAAATATTAAAACGCTACTGGTACCAGtagaaattttaactaataattatacTGGTTCAATCATGAAAAGTAGCTTATTTTGTGTTCTTTTTACAAGTGGGAGTACGGGCAATCCTAAAGCAGTAAAAATAACTCATGAAAATATGATTCAAACAGTTGAATGGTTTAGATCTGATTTCGATTACGAACTAAATGAGATGATGTGTTCAAAGACAAACTTCATATTTATTGATTACTTTACAGAAACTTTATCCGCAATGTGCATGAAAGAGTCGTGTTTGTTTCTAAGACCGGATCAAGttaaaaactcaaaacttttCTTAGACTTTTTGAGTAAATACAAAGTTACACGGTTATATACAAGTGTAAGTTTACTGAGGTCGTCACTTTTGTTGTTAAATAATGGTTACAACAGTGAGTTGTATCTTCGAGAAATATGGAGCAGCGGAGAAGATTTGCATCATTCTTTAGTGGTcgacttttttaaatgtcttccaCACGTTAAACTCTGGAATGTTTATGGAAGTAGCGAAACTTGTGGTAATATCATGTATAGTAAAATGGATCCATCAAATATTGTTAACGCCTCAAAAGAAACTTTCATTGGTGAAATTGTGTTACCGGATGCGGTTGTTTACTTAGTAGATTCAAGCGGTAATCTAATTAATAATCTCTTTGAAATAGGAGAGCTATGGGTTGCTGGATCGGTAGTATCACCTGGTTATCTAGCTGAAGGTGTTGAAAATgtgaaacattttgaaaaaaatccttTCTATTACGGTGCAgatgaaaaatttcaaactgTATACAAAACGGGCGACTTCGCTGTTCGCCGTGAAAATGGAATTTATAAAGTAGGTCGCaacaaggatttttttaaaataagaggCAATAAAGTGAATATTTCAGAAATTGAGAAAACAATTCAATCATTTTATCCTAGTTATATGGTTGCAGTTGTAGCACAAGTTGTAAATGAAATAACTGAAATTTACTGTTTCATCTCGCCGCCAacaacatcaataaaatgtgtTCTTAAAGAACTGAGCAGTAAAATGGCACCATTCATGATCCCAAGAATACTATTTATAGATACAATGCCTAAAACTGACGGATCTGATAAGATAGATCGTCAAAAACTCATTTCTCTGATCCCATCAAAAAGAAATAATGTCCTTTCAATAGAAGAAATATCTTTGAAACCAATCAAGAgccaatttaaatatattacagcAATGGCTTTAAATACTGATACTTCAACTATCGATCTAGACTGTAGTTTTTTTGAATTGGGCGGAGACTCTGTGAGTGTATGGGTTTATATTGAGAATCTGAAAAATATTGGATTTGACGTAACCTTTGAAAACGTGAGCGCAGCGCGCTCTATAAACGAAATTATAGATAAACTTACAACACGAGGCAACAATAATGAACAGCCCATAAAAGATCAAGAAATCAAAGTTTATAACTTCTCCGAAGTTAGCAATGATGTTTTAGATGTACTTTATGAGCAGCAAGCTAAAGCGTTTTTGGAAGTAGAAGTACTTACAAAGTATTTGATGGATCCAAACTATGAAATTAAATTTCgctgttttatgaaaaaaattattacgaaCTATCCTTGCCATTCATTTTACGCAATGTTGTGTGGAAAACCTGTTGGTGCAGTTCTTTGTCATTCTTTAAATGCACCCTTAGATTTAAGTTTTTCTCCAGCTATtgatgaaatgtttttaatgtatgataaagtattaaacaaaatttgtccACTTTCCAAATTTAAAGTATTAGACTTTACAACTCTGCATGCAAATTTGGATTTGCCGAGAGATATCGCTTGTCAAGTCATTGTTGAGCTTTCAAAGCGTGTGGTTGAGTTTGCTATTAAACAGAAGTTTGACGTTGTAAGCACGCTCAATAACAATGACGCTACTTTTAAAGTGGATACATCTCTTTTAGGATTTAAACATGTTGCAAACCTTGATCTGGGTAAAATATGCATTGATGGTGAATACCCGTTTAAAAGCGGTAAAGATATCAAAAGTCGTATTTGTATTAAGTATCTTAGCGATAGCGCCAGGAGTTATTTTAGTGATGACTTTTAA
- the LOC124817436 gene encoding beta-alanyl-bioamine nonribosomal peptide synthetase ebony produces the protein MDSGITYGRTTSYIKENDFFSYYNRIEDSSEKTLINPNQEVVTYRTLHLMVQNISQNFHKLFNVKPNEIVALLIPNGCNRIAAILALSKLGIPFCPLEEPLTEKMLFCMSQIKANILITENNLDNEFHANLKDLTIVNIKTLLVPVEVLTNNYTCSIMKSSLFCVLFTSGSTGNPKAVKITHENMIQTVEWFRSDFDYELNEMMCSKTNFIFIDYFTETLSAMCMKESCLFLRPDQVKNSKLFLDFLSKYKVTRLYTSVSLLRSSLLLLNNGYNSELYLREIWSSGEDLHHSLVVDFFKCLPHVKLWNVYGSSETCGNIMYSKMDPSNIVNASKETFIGEIVLPDAVVYLVDSSGNLINNLFEIGELWVAGSVVSPGYLAEGVENVKYFEKNPFYYGADEKFQTVYKTGDFAVRRENGIYKVGRNKDFFKIRGNKVNISEIEKTIQSFYPSYMVAVVAQVVNEITEIYCFISPPTTSSKCVLKELSSKMAPFMIPRILFIDTMPKTDGSDKIDRQKLISLIPSNRNNVLSIEEISLKPIKSQFKYITAMALNTDTSTIDLDCSFFELGGDSVSVWVYIENLKKIGFDVTFENVSAARSINEIIDKLTTRGNNNEQPIKDQEIKVYNFSEASNDVLDVLYEQHAKAFFEEDVLTKYLMDPNFEIKFRCFMKKIITNNPCHSFYAMLCEKPVGVVLCHSLSTPIDLSFSPAIDEMISLYEKMLNKIYPLSKFKVLDFTTLHANLDLPRDIACQVIVELSKRVIEFAIEQKFDVVSTLNNNDATFKMDTSLLGFKHVANLDLGKICIDGEYPFKSGKDIKSRICIKYLSESARSYFNDELKYEK, from the coding sequence ATGGATTCTGGTATAACCTATGGTAGAACAACGAgctatataaaagaaaatgatttCTTTTCCTACTACAACCGAATTGAAGATAGTTCCGAAAAAACGCTCATCAACCCTAATCAAGAAGTTGTCACATATCGGACATTACACTTAATGGTACAAAACATATCACAAAATTTTCACAAGCTGTTTAATGTTAAACCAAATGAAATCGTGGCATTGCTAATTCCGAATGGATGCAATCGCATAGCGGCAATACTTGCACTGAGTAAACTTGGAATACCATTCTGTCCATTGGAAGAACCTCTCAcagaaaaaatgttgttttgtaTGTCACAAATTAAAGCCAATATTTTAATTACTGAAAATAACCTAGACAATGAGTTTCatgcaaatttaaaagatttaactaTCGTAAATATCAAAACGCTACTGGTACCAGTAGaagttttaactaataattatacTTGTTCAATCATGAAAAGTAGCTTATTTTGTGTTCTTTTTACAAGTGGGAGTACGGGCAATCCTAAAGCAGTAAAAATAACTCATGAAAATATGATTCAAACAGTTGAATGGTTTAGATCTGATTTCGATTACGAACTAAATGAGATGATGTGTTCAAAGACAAACTTCATATTTATTGATTACTTTACAGAAACTTTATCCGCAATGTGCATGAAAGAGTCGTGTTTGTTTCTAAGACCGGATCAAGttaaaaactcaaaacttttCTTAGACTTTTTGAGTAAATACAAAGTTACACGGTTATATACAAGTGTAAGTTTACTGAGGTCGTCACTTTTGTTGTTAAATAACGGTTACAACAGTGAGTTGTATCTTCGAGAGATATGGAGCAGCGGAGAAGATTTGCATCATTCTTTAGTGGTcgacttttttaaatgtcttccaCACGTTAAACTCTGGAATGTTTATGGAAGTAGCGAAACTTGTGGTAATATCATGTATAGTAAAATGGATCCATCAAATATTGTTAACGCCTCAAAAGAAACATTCATTGGTGAAATTGTGTTACCGGATGCGGTTGTTTACTTAGTAGATTCAAGCGGTAATCTAATTAATAATCTCTTTGAAATAGGAGAGCTATGGGTTGCTGGATCGGTAGTATCACCTGGTTATCTAGCTGAAGGTGTTGAAAAtgtgaaatattttgaaaaaaatccttTCTATTACGGTGCAgatgaaaaatttcaaactgTATACAAAACGGGCGACTTCGCTGTTCGCCGTGAAAATGGAATTTATAAAGTAGGTCGCaacaaggatttttttaaaataagaggCAATAAAGTGAATATTTCAGAAATTGAGAAAACAATTCAATCATTTTATCCTAGTTATATGGTTGCAGTTGTAGCACAAGTTGTAAATGAAATAACTGAAATTTACTGTTTCATCTCGCCGCCAACAACATCATCAAAATGTGTTCTTAAAGAACTGAGCAGTAAAATGGCACCATTCATGATCCCAAGAATACTATTTATAGATACAATGCCTAAAACTGACGGATCTGATAAGATAGATCGTCAAAAACTCATTTCTCTGATCCCATCAAACAGAAATAATGTCCTTTCAATAGAAGAAATATCTTTGAAACCAATCAAAAgccaatttaaatatattacggCAATGGCTTTAAATACTGATACTTCAACTATCGATCTAGACTGTAGTTTTTTTGAATTGGGCGGAGACTCTGTGAGTGTATGGGTTTATATTGagaatctgaaaaaaattggatttGACGTAACATTTGAAAACGTGAGCGCAGCGCGCTCTATAAACGAAATTATAGATAAACTTACAACACGAGGCAACAATAATGAACAGCCCATAAAAGATCAAGAAATCAAAGTTTATAACTTCTCCGAAGCTAGCAACGATGTTTTAGATGTACTTTATGAGCAGCATGCTAAAGCGTTTTTTGAAGAAGATGTACTTACAAAGTATTTGATGGATCCAaactttgaaattaaatttcgctgttttatgaaaaaaattattacaaacaaTCCTTGCCATTCATTTTACGCAATGTTGTGTGAAAAACCGGTTGGAGTAGTTTTGTGCCACTCGTTAAGCACACCTATAGATTTAAGTTTTTCTCCTGCTATTGATGAAATGATTTCATTgtatgaaaaaatgttaaataaaatttatccactatctaaatttaaagtattagaCTTTACAACTCTTCATGCAAATTTGGATTTGCCGAGAGATATCGCTTGTCAAGTCATTGTTGAGCTTTCAAAGCGTGTGATTGAGTTTGCTATTGAACAAAAGTTTGACGTTGTAAGCACGCTCAATAACAATGACGCTACTTTTAAAATGGATACTTCTCTTTTAGGATTTAAACATGTGGCAAATCTTGATCTGGGTAAAATATGCATTGATGGTGAATACCCGTTTAAAAGCGGTAAAGATATCAAAAGTCGTATTTGTATTAAGTATCTTAGCGAATCCGCCAGGAGTTATTTTAATGATGAACTTAAATACGAAAagtaa